TTGGTAGTCGATCTCCCCTTCTGGGTTTAGATCGTACTCCTTCATCGCAAATAGGTTAGCGTCATGCCGCCCCCAAGATAGGGTTAAGCCCGCGAACAGTTGCAGGGCCGATGTGCTTTGCGGAAATGGATGACCGCCGATCCACGGTTTACCGTCCTGGGTTACTACATTTCCAGTGCTATCAAATTTTGCCTGGCCTTGATTTGACAGTGTCGCCTCCTGATATTCCCAGGGGCCCATCTTCATCCAGTCTGTGGTTGTGGCAACTACCTTTAACTTTCTGCCCATTTCCGCAACATGCTTATATTTAGCCGGGTCCAGCAAATCCTTCACCAGTTCAACATTATCGGCCGTTATATAGTCACCGACTTTGATCTTACCTTTTGTGTACATTTCAATTGAGAGCAGTTCATCTGGATACGCTTTTGTCACATCGCCAGCAGACGCTATCGTCGGCCACAGAGACGCCAGCACTCCGCTCCCCGACAACGCAGACCCATAACGTAGAAACTGCCGACGATCCATACGAGAAGACCATTTCAACAAGTGCATTTGTAATCCTCAAAAAAAAGGGCCGGAAAGAACTTAATCCGGCCCAAAAGTACAGATGCTAATACCTATTAAAGAAAGCTAATTCAGCAATCAAAATTGGTAGGTCACTCTCAATGAAAGTTCATCGGCAAAATCAAGCGTGGAAATTATATTGTTGTTTGGGTTGTCTCCCCAAAGATCACCATCAATGTGGTTGTAAAATGCTTCAACAGTAAGGCCCTTTCCAGGATTCCAACGGACACCTGGCTGAAACAAAATACCACCATCTAGATCTAGGAGGGTCGCCAGTTCAATCTCAAATATCTTGTTATCCGTGGGCTGAAGAAAGCCGAAGACAATATAGTTCGCATTGCCCGATTTCTCTTTCTTAACCGTTGTAGTATCACCATCAGACAACTCACCCAAACCAACGCGTCCATAGCCACTCAAATGACGACCGACCAAATCGCTGCGATTCTTAGTCAAGGCTTGGAATACTATGTAGGTACCAGGAAGATCCTTAAAGAATCGATGCCATTTATCCACAACCAAAGCAAGCGTGTACTCGTCATCCTCAATCACTTCCCGTGATAAGGTCGGATTTGTAAACGTGCGATTCGGCGTGTACTGCATCTCTACGTTAAAAATCAATTGATTAAGGAAGTTGTTGTCACTTTCATTAACGTAACTGACACCCAAAGCGAAGTCTTCCTCGCGATGATAGCGACGCTCGATTGTTCCCCGCATGCTACCGCCGGCAGCCATGAAGAAGGTATTCAACTGAGCAGCCGTACCAGCGACTGTTTGGTCAGGTGAGGCATAAAGATCTACTGAGCCGTCAAATTCTTCGATAGCCGCATTCAGACCGCCAATTGCGTCAAGCCTAGATTCTGCCGCGTATTTAAACCATTCCTCGGCAGAGTAAACACCGCCCGGACTGGCTGCAAAAGGCGAGTTAGCAAGTGCCTCACCGGAATCGGAATAGCGCCGGCAAAGAGCAGGGTCATATACCAAGCAGCCCGAGAGTTTGGCGTTGTAGGCCGTATTGATCAAGGCGCCAATACCACCAGACAAGGGTTTATTAACACCTGATTTAGCCCAATTAAAAGTCCCTTCGGTAGCATACTTAGAGACAAAAGAGGCCTGCCACCCCCACTGGCCATAGTCGCCTTTCAAACGAAATCCACCAGATAATTTGTCGTCGTAGCCACCCGACTCATAAGTGTCATTAACAGTAAACTGAGTGGGGATTATATTGTAAGGAGTATTCGGGTTACCGAAGACCGAGGGCTGAAACCGACCAATATACCCGTCTGCCAAAATATCATTGGTCAACTGGTAGGTGGCACGCAAGGACAACATAGGTACGCGCTTATCAGAAAACTCTTCCAAACCGCGATCCAGTAGAGAATGTCGACGTAAATCCAATCCGTTCGGGGTATCAAAGACGCGGAAGAATATCGCTTGGCCCCAAGCTATTTGCTGGTTACCAGCACGTAGTGACAGATTACCGGATGCATACTCTAACAAGAACGTAGGAAAGTAAATTTGGTAGTTTTTGCCAGTCCATTCCAACGGGTTAGGGTTTCCGCCTTGATCAGCAAGATAATCAAAGTAACTTGGCGTGCCTTCATACAACGCTGGGTTGGCATTGGGGCCGCTTTGAAGGCCACCCTGGAACTGGGAAACGTCGTTTGCGTCAAACGAGTCGTATATTTCCGGGTCGAACATTGCTCGCACTCTGGCAATAAATCGCATTTCATAGTTAAACCGAACGTTTAGCTCTATCTCCGTTCTCAGCACCGTATAGTTAAAGTCATTATCGGTGGTTTTAATAAAGTCGCCACGGCGTATTGAATCTGAAAAGGGAAGGGGCACCGTACCCCAAGCACCTAATGCGCCCGGACCGAGTAAGCCCGTTACCAAACCGCTAGTCGGGTTTAATGCCGGCGGGAGATATGCTTGGCGAGATATACTTTGGTCGTTAAAATAGTTGCTTCCTTGATTGTTTGGATTCCCATCGCTACTGGTACTAACCGCAGCTTCTGCACGAACAAAGCCATTATAAGATATATTAAAATCTTCAAACCAGTCATCATCAGACGCTAAGACCTTAGCACTAGAGATAGCGCTGCACACAGCAAGGCATACAAACAATGGACGTTTTATTATATTACTTTTTTTCATCAATATTACCCCAATATCTAAGCTAGTTTTATCCTGCGATAAATTCTTACTTTTTATTTTAACTAGATTACTTTCACTCTATTTTAATGATGTTTCCTTTATTCCCCGCCACTAGCACTCCAGCTCCGGCGCTAGGAATAGCGACCGAACCATACCATCCAGTCTGAATATCCAGACCGACAACCGACCTCCAGCTTTCCCCATCATTAGTGCTCATAATGATATCGCGCATTCCCGGCGCGACTATCAGCCCGTTAGACTTAGTTTTCACAGATAATAGATTTTGGTGTGTAACGCGGCGAAGCTCTTCCCAGCTACTGCCATAATCTCGACTTCTTAGCATGAAGCCCTCTTGACCCACGGCGTAAGCCACACCATCTGATCGCATATCGATAGCAGACAAGGTCGGAGATACACCGTCTTCTGAGCTACCTCCCGCGTTTGAGACAGTCCAGGTAGACCCTTGATCATCCGAATTCATGATCAGGGCTAGCTCACCAACCACCCACGCACGACCTGACTCGCTGACCTTTACACCATAAATACTCGGATCAAAGAGTCCACCCAGCCGATTGTCCGGATCGTCAAAAATACCAGCCCAACTTGGGGCGACCGACTGCCAACTATTACCGCCATCAACAGAACGTAATAGCGTGCCAAATGAACCTGCTACGATTGCGTATCCACTATTGTTGATATCGACAGCGAATAATCGCTCCTTTGTGCCGCTTTCAACTTGGCGCCAGTCACCTTCACTATTGCGAACTAAAATGACACCATACTGACCTACAGCAACCACGCTAGTATCACTAAAGCTCACGCTAAGCAAAGCTAGGGAGTTATCACTGCGCTCACGCTGCCAAGTTACGCCATCATCGGCTGTGTGATAGATATCTCCGGCCGCACCGACCGCAAAGCCCTCTTGTCCCCGTATATCTATATCAAACAATGCTTCGTGGGCTGTCCCGCTCACAACCGGGCTCGCGTTAATTGACGCTGAGTGAGCGGAAAAACTTGAACAAATTAGCATCGCAAAAAATAAAATTATTTTTGAATTTTTCATTATCAAGAGATTACCTATAAAAATATTGCCGCAGGAATCCCTGCGGCGATAAAATTAGACCTGCCCTAAACGCTGCAAGGCCTGCTGGGTAAAGAATCGGCTATATGCCTTCTCTTGATCGGCGGCGAACTCTGATTTATGACCGCCACCATTTTCTTTGTTGTGATTGATGCGACTCATTCGTCCAGTCTGCGCGTCATAGGAATGAATATTGGTCCATGACCATGCTGGGGTCTTACCATCTGGTCCAAACTCGACCTTGTCACCAAGCTTGTACTGCCCAAAGTTGGTTTCAAAATTGACCCATGGTTTATCCTGACGGTCGAAGCGAATATTGCCGCAATACATATTGTTACGCACATCGACATAGGCCAGCCTTCTGCCCACTGGAGCGCGGGGATAGCCTGTTGGCTTAGATTCCAATATTGCAACCTCGGGCGCTAACTCATAGTCGGTATCCCAGAAAGTATCGCCCTTTGGACCACCGTGAGTGTCTGCGCGCCAATTGTCTTTGTCACCATTCCACTTAGCATTGAAACCACCTAACATTGGCTTTCGCTCAATTATTTTGTAGTCGCCCCACGTCAACATTGGATCACCAGCTGCCCATGGATCTGTCAGGAACCAGGTCACGCCCGGAATAAGCGGCTCGAATCGTTGGTTAGTTGGGAACTGCCGTACACGTCTAAACTGTGGTAAATATCCATAAAGGTCAGGGAATTTACGCTGATCGTAATACCAGGTAGACAAGAATGAACTACCGGCAACATCCTGGGTTGACGTAAAGAAGACCGTCTGCAGTCGGATTAAATCGTCCATGCCCATAAATGCTTTACCATCCATGCGCGCCTGCATCTGGAGCTCGGCCCAAATAAACTCATAATCGTAGGCTTTTGAACCATCGGGGTTTAACACCGTATCGTTAACCGCGTATTGATTGTAATCTGCGCGGCCCCAGCTCATCGCTAGATTGGCCTGGATTTCAGGCCCGGTCCGGGGGTTTGGGAAAGGTAGCCCGCCGACCCAGTTCCCACCTTTGTTAGTCTTAACATTGCCCGTCTTATCAAAAACGGCAGATATACCATTATTCATGTTGTACAGCGTTCGCTCATAGAACTCTGTAGGGAACATCGCACTAAAGTCTTTGGTAGTTGGACGAATTTTGATTCGTCTTCCCATTGTCTTAATTTGGTCAAATACGATCGGGTCTAGGAGTTCTTTGGCGTGATCCACATTTTCAGCAGTCAGAAAGTCACCCGTACTTATTTTTCCCTTGGTATACATGTCTATCGACATCAGCTCGTCGGGATAGACTTTTGCTAGATCACCATTTGAAGCAAAAATTTTATTCAAGGGCATTAACACGCCAGCTGCTGCGCCGGCAGCCAGATTTTTCATAAGCTGGCGACGGCCATAATCATGATCGTATTTTCTAATTATCATATTTATTATCTCCAATATTAATTTTTATTCTATCTACATATCACATACTAAACGTCACGCTTCACACCTTCTTTTTAACGAGCTACAAGTACTGCGTCTCCTCCTTGATAGTCGATAATTTCTTCTGATTTCTTCTCAGTATCTTTATCTTCCAAGAATATACTTAGATCAATTCCCTCTCCGATCATAAGGTCATTTCTGCTAGCAAAATGGGGCTTGATCAGCCAAACAAGCAGAGGAAGAACAACTAAGGAGAGAACCATATTGATAAGCATAATTGCGACTAACAGCAGCCCCATATCAGCCATAAACTTAAGGTCAGATAGCAAGTACCAAGGCATTATGCCAATCAACATAATTGTTGCCGTGAACATGATTGCCTTGCCGGTAGTTGTAATTGACCGCGTAATTGCATCGGCCCAGCCAACTTCCGGGGTGTATTCCTCGCAAATCCTGGACATCAAATAGATACCGTAATCGATACCTACCCCGACGCCGAGCACCGCTACCATTACCGAATTTATATCTAAGCCAATACCCAATACATGCATAGTTGCCGATAACATGAAATTTGAGATATTAACCGGGATAAGTATGATCAGCGCTGCCACAATAGACTTGTATGCATATGCAACAACGCCAAATATAGCGATGTTCAAGAGACCGAGAATTAACCAGTGATAGCGGCTTACTACCGAGTTCATCGCCTGCTGAAGCGCGATAGTTCCAGAACCCATTCTGACGGTGAAGTCGGCGTGCTCCACACCTACGCTATCAACCGCACGCTGAGCACTCGCCAGTGCAGCATCAACTGTTTCCTGTTTATTATCTTTATACCAAAGCGAAATGGTTGAGTTTTGAAATTCGAAATCTGAAATGTGAGAGAAGTTTACGGGGTTAGTGCCAAATACCACCGCTGTGCCTGCCGCTCTTACAGCTGCCGCAGTAGGATCTAGCGGCAACCATTTTGGATCGCCCCCGGAAAACAATCGGTTTGACTCCATCATATAATCGGCAAACGACAATGTTGCTCTGGGAGCCAGCACCTCATCCGACTCAACCATAGACTGAATCGCCAAGGAAACCCGAACAGCCTCCGGTGTTCTGACCACGCGATTATTAATATCGCGAGTTTTCGATTCAAGAATTATTTCAAGTGTGTTAACCCCAGGAAAGTGGCTATTCACAGCGCGTATTGCGGTATTAAAGTCCGAGTCCTCCCAAAGGATATTTGAGCCCTCAACAGGATTACCAATTTTAATCTGCATGGCGATACCAATTGCCACCACCGTGGCAACCGTTGCAACAACCGCCGTCACCTTGGCACGCTTTCCGTGAGTAACCTTGGCTATCGCGTTTAGTAATTTAAGCTGAAGACCCTGAACACCCGATGAGACTTCATCCTGGGAAGTCAAAGCGTCAATATTTTTTGGGGTTGGTAAGTACGACAGCACAATAGATATAAGAAACACGCCGGTGGGGATAATGCTAATAGCCCAAAACCCGGTAAACAGCGCAAACCTTTCCATAGCCGGGATCGGCGCCAACGCAATAAATACAATGCCCAATGTATCCGTGACAACGCCGAGAATCGAAGGCGCCATCATGACCCCCATCGTCACTTCGGCCGCCTTCTTCTTATCTTGTAAGTGGGCGTAGATTTCGTAATAACGCTCACTAAATTGAACGCAGTGAGAGAATGATCGAGCCACCAGCAGAAGGGGCACAATCATTAATAGCGGTTCGATAGGTGACGATATCCAACCAACCATACCAAAGCCCCATACTGCGGCAACGGTACTACAGATTATCGGCGTTAATGTACCTGCGATATTGCGCATATATAAGGCCAGCGCAATAATTAGCGCACATACCGTAATACCGAAAATCATATAAGTTTGATTTTGTAGCTTGTACACCCATCCTGTCAGTATTGGCTGACCGACGACGTAGACTTCGTGATTGTCATCTCGATATTCCTTAGCCAGCATTTGCACGGACTTGAACACCACATCGTAATCTAATAGATCTTCTATAAACGCCGCGGTAATCAAGGTGGCCGACTCGTCGCCAGACACATAGAAAGTGCGGACATTGGGGCTCTGCTCAACATTTAGGCGGAATTTGTCTAACTCTTTCTGGCTCGACGGCACCGAGTCGCCCATTAACGGCTTCATATCAATACCGTAAGGCGTCGCCTCCGCGTAACGCGCTTTCTCGGTCGCTATTGAAATCAGAGAGTCGTGGTTTATGCCGGGGGTTAAATCAATGGCGCGGGTGAAATCCCATACCTTTTGAAGGGTATCGGTATTATATATATCGCCATCCTTACGCTTTATCATGACCGTGACGGTTAGTGGATTACCGAAGTTTGGGTGATCCTTAAAAACCTGAACATATGGATCATCTGCCGGCAGCAGATCTGAGAATATCGTCTTTATTGTTAAGCCTTGAATACCAACTGCGAAAAAAACGGTTATAGCAAGAAATATAAGCGCCACCACCAACCTGTGGCGCATTATCAACGCCGCAAGTCGAAAACGATAATTGTCCATTCCCCATCCTCATTTATTATATTTTGGTAAATGCTAGGAATTTATTTCAACCAATTTCTTATTATCGATGCCGGGCTGAAATACCATCCCACATTGCCATATTCTTATCATATTCACTGATAACCGAAGCTCGGTGCTTCTTTCGGTCGACCCGACAAAGCACCGACACAGCGCATTATCAGTAGTGATGACCCAGCTTTTAAGCAAGCCCCAGTCATCGCTCTTGCACACTAATAGAGTTAACCGTGACTCTTTCAGTTGCTCAGATACGCATACCTAGCCTTGGCTTTATAGTTGCACATCAAATTACGCGGCGCCCAAACCTTTTGATGGGGTATTGGTGAAAACTTGCTATGAGAGCACCTATCTAATGATAGGTATTTGAAGAGAAATACAGAAAAGAAGCTTATCGCAGCTTTTATCCTTGCATTATCACGGAAGAGACATTAAACATAATATTCAGCGCCGTGCAGATTACAGCGACCGCAGTTACCAAAAGACAAACAATTGTCCCAATAAGATAATATGATTTTTTGTTTTTAGTATTTACTAGGCCCATGCACTGACCTGCGTTTACTGCATAAAGAAGAATAGTTAGATTTAAAAAATTTCCATATAAGGGTGGCCCGCTGTTGAGTATCTGACATCCTAGTTTTCAGCTGTGATCAGTTATTATTTTTTATAACACGCCACTGAATTCTGAGAATTGAAGATGATTAGTCTCATGGAATATTTCTAGTGATACTTATTAGTATCATTTCCTCAAGACTGAGTTCACTAGAACCACTTTCACTTACAGGACGATTATGATGATAAAAATAAATTACATTGATCACACCGGCTCCACATTTGAGATTGGCGCGTCTGAAGGCGAGACATTGATGAGCGCAGCAACGAACAACCTAATCCCAGGCATTGATGGTGATTGCGGGGGAAACTGCGCCTGCGGGACATGCCATGTCATTATTGACGAAAATTGGACTAGCCGACTTGATAGCCAAAATTCCGAAGAAATCTCATTACTGCAAATGACCCCAGATTTCAACGAACGCTCAAGACTTGCCTGCCAAATAGTCATCACCAAAGAGCTGCACGGAATTGTCGTCAACCTCCCAGAACACCAAATGTAAAAGACTTTCCAAAAGGAGCATAA
This portion of the Zhongshania sp. R06B22 genome encodes:
- a CDS encoding efflux RND transporter permease subunit, which codes for MDNYRFRLAALIMRHRLVVALIFLAITVFFAVGIQGLTIKTIFSDLLPADDPYVQVFKDHPNFGNPLTVTVMIKRKDGDIYNTDTLQKVWDFTRAIDLTPGINHDSLISIATEKARYAEATPYGIDMKPLMGDSVPSSQKELDKFRLNVEQSPNVRTFYVSGDESATLITAAFIEDLLDYDVVFKSVQMLAKEYRDDNHEVYVVGQPILTGWVYKLQNQTYMIFGITVCALIIALALYMRNIAGTLTPIICSTVAAVWGFGMVGWISSPIEPLLMIVPLLLVARSFSHCVQFSERYYEIYAHLQDKKKAAEVTMGVMMAPSILGVVTDTLGIVFIALAPIPAMERFALFTGFWAISIIPTGVFLISIVLSYLPTPKNIDALTSQDEVSSGVQGLQLKLLNAIAKVTHGKRAKVTAVVATVATVVAIGIAMQIKIGNPVEGSNILWEDSDFNTAIRAVNSHFPGVNTLEIILESKTRDINNRVVRTPEAVRVSLAIQSMVESDEVLAPRATLSFADYMMESNRLFSGGDPKWLPLDPTAAAVRAAGTAVVFGTNPVNFSHISDFEFQNSTISLWYKDNKQETVDAALASAQRAVDSVGVEHADFTVRMGSGTIALQQAMNSVVSRYHWLILGLLNIAIFGVVAYAYKSIVAALIILIPVNISNFMLSATMHVLGIGLDINSVMVAVLGVGVGIDYGIYLMSRICEEYTPEVGWADAITRSITTTGKAIMFTATIMLIGIMPWYLLSDLKFMADMGLLLVAIMLINMVLSLVVLPLLVWLIKPHFASRNDLMIGEGIDLSIFLEDKDTEKKSEEIIDYQGGDAVLVAR
- a CDS encoding 2Fe-2S iron-sulfur cluster-binding protein, with the translated sequence MMIKINYIDHTGSTFEIGASEGETLMSAATNNLIPGIDGDCGGNCACGTCHVIIDENWTSRLDSQNSEEISLLQMTPDFNERSRLACQIVITKELHGIVVNLPEHQM
- a CDS encoding WD40/YVTN/BNR-like repeat-containing protein gives rise to the protein MSGTAHEALFDIDIRGQEGFAVGAAGDIYHTADDGVTWQRERSDNSLALLSVSFSDTSVVAVGQYGVILVRNSEGDWRQVESGTKERLFAVDINNSGYAIVAGSFGTLLRSVDGGNSWQSVAPSWAGIFDDPDNRLGGLFDPSIYGVKVSESGRAWVVGELALIMNSDDQGSTWTVSNAGGSSEDGVSPTLSAIDMRSDGVAYAVGQEGFMLRSRDYGSSWEELRRVTHQNLLSVKTKSNGLIVAPGMRDIIMSTNDGESWRSVVGLDIQTGWYGSVAIPSAGAGVLVAGNKGNIIKIE
- a CDS encoding DUF1329 domain-containing protein — its product is MIIRKYDHDYGRRQLMKNLAAGAAAGVLMPLNKIFASNGDLAKVYPDELMSIDMYTKGKISTGDFLTAENVDHAKELLDPIVFDQIKTMGRRIKIRPTTKDFSAMFPTEFYERTLYNMNNGISAVFDKTGNVKTNKGGNWVGGLPFPNPRTGPEIQANLAMSWGRADYNQYAVNDTVLNPDGSKAYDYEFIWAELQMQARMDGKAFMGMDDLIRLQTVFFTSTQDVAGSSFLSTWYYDQRKFPDLYGYLPQFRRVRQFPTNQRFEPLIPGVTWFLTDPWAAGDPMLTWGDYKIIERKPMLGGFNAKWNGDKDNWRADTHGGPKGDTFWDTDYELAPEVAILESKPTGYPRAPVGRRLAYVDVRNNMYCGNIRFDRQDKPWVNFETNFGQYKLGDKVEFGPDGKTPAWSWTNIHSYDAQTGRMSRINHNKENGGGHKSEFAADQEKAYSRFFTQQALQRLGQV
- a CDS encoding DUF1302 family protein, which gives rise to MKKSNIIKRPLFVCLAVCSAISSAKVLASDDDWFEDFNISYNGFVRAEAAVSTSSDGNPNNQGSNYFNDQSISRQAYLPPALNPTSGLVTGLLGPGALGAWGTVPLPFSDSIRRGDFIKTTDNDFNYTVLRTEIELNVRFNYEMRFIARVRAMFDPEIYDSFDANDVSQFQGGLQSGPNANPALYEGTPSYFDYLADQGGNPNPLEWTGKNYQIYFPTFLLEYASGNLSLRAGNQQIAWGQAIFFRVFDTPNGLDLRRHSLLDRGLEEFSDKRVPMLSLRATYQLTNDILADGYIGRFQPSVFGNPNTPYNIIPTQFTVNDTYESGGYDDKLSGGFRLKGDYGQWGWQASFVSKYATEGTFNWAKSGVNKPLSGGIGALINTAYNAKLSGCLVYDPALCRRYSDSGEALANSPFAASPGGVYSAEEWFKYAAESRLDAIGGLNAAIEEFDGSVDLYASPDQTVAGTAAQLNTFFMAAGGSMRGTIERRYHREEDFALGVSYVNESDNNFLNQLIFNVEMQYTPNRTFTNPTLSREVIEDDEYTLALVVDKWHRFFKDLPGTYIVFQALTKNRSDLVGRHLSGYGRVGLGELSDGDTTTVKKEKSGNANYIVFGFLQPTDNKIFEIELATLLDLDGGILFQPGVRWNPGKGLTVEAFYNHIDGDLWGDNPNNNIISTLDFADELSLRVTYQF